The following are encoded in a window of Narcine bancroftii isolate sNarBan1 chromosome 2, sNarBan1.hap1, whole genome shotgun sequence genomic DNA:
- the LOC138752908 gene encoding uncharacterized protein, with the protein MSSNAQPYGKVADWMFGEGRRFGWCYGSRAGFQPWSPDELQPPPLGRRRPRYHPLPSPLAPATRPPPWPQPHDLPPGPSHTTSPLAPATRPPPWPQPHDLPPGPSHTTSLSPGPSHTTTLSPGPSHTTTPLPPGPSHTTTPLPPGPSHTTTPLPPWPQPHDHPPSPLAPATRPPPSPLAPATRPPPSPLAPATRPPPPPWPQPHDHPPPPWPQPHDHPPPPWPQPHDHPPPPWPQPHDHPPLPWPQPYDHPLPWPQPHDHPPPPWPQPHDHPPPPWPQPHDHPPPPWPQPHDHPPPPWPQPHDHPPPPWPQPHDHPPPPWPQPHDHPPPPWPQPHDHPPPPWPQPHDHPPPPWPQPHDHPPSPLAPATRPPPSPLAPATRPPPSPLAPATRPPPPPWPQPHDHPPLPWPQPHDHPLPWPQPHDHPLPWPLPHDHPFPSTPAPGWRQPFYNLVAHPEPL; encoded by the coding sequence ATGTCGTCAAACGCGCAACCTTACGGGAAAGTTGCGGATTGGATGTTCGGGGAAGGGAGGAGATTTGGGTGGTGCTACGGTTCTCGGGCAGGCTTCCAGCCCTGGTCCCCGGACGAattacaaccccctcccctcGGACGGCGCCGGCCTCgctaccaccccctcccctctcccctggcCCCAGCCACACGACCTCCCCCCTGGCCCCAGCCACACGACCTCCCCCCTGGCCCCAGCCACACGACCTCCCCCCTGGCCCCAGCCACACGACCTCCCCCCTGGCCCCAGCCACACGACCTCCCCCCTGGCCCCAGCCACACGACCTCCCTCTCCCCTGGCCCCAGCCACACGACCACCCTCTCCCCTGGCCCCAGCCACacgaccacccccctcccccctggccCCAGCCACacgaccacccccctcccccctggccCCAGCCACAcgaccaccccccttcccccctggCCCCAGCCACAcgaccaccccccttcccccctggCCCCAGCCACacgaccacccccctcccccctggccCCAGCCACacgaccacccccctcccccctggccCCAGCCAcacgaccaccccctcccccctggcCCCAGCCACacgaccacccccctcccccctggccCCAGCCACacgaccacccccctcccccctggccCCAGCCACacgaccacccccctcccccctggccCCAGCCACAcgaccacccccctctcccctggcCCCAGCCATACGACCACCCTCTCCCCTGGCCCCAGCCACacgaccacccccctcccccctggccCCAGCCACacgaccacccccctcccccctggccCCAGCCACacgaccacccccctcccccctggccCCAGCCACacgaccacccccctcccccctggccCCAGCCACacgaccacccccctcccccctggccCCAGCCACacgaccacccccctcccccctggccCCAGCCACacgaccacccccctcccccctggccCCAGCCACacgaccacccccctcccccctggccCCAGCCACacgaccacccccctcccccctggccCCAGCCACacgaccaccccccctcccccctggccCCAGCCACacgaccacccccctcccccctggccCCAGCCACacgaccacccccctcccccctggccCCAGCCAcacgaccaccccctcccccctggcCCCAGCCACAcgaccacccccctctcccctggcCCCAGCCACACGACCACCCTCTCCCCTGGCCCCAGCCACACGACCACCCTCTCCCCTGGCCCCTGCCACACGACCACCCCTTCCCCTCTACCCCAGCCCCAGGATGGCGCCAGCCATTCTACAACCTGGTTGCCCACCCTGAGCCGCTTTAA